From the Papaver somniferum cultivar HN1 chromosome 2, ASM357369v1, whole genome shotgun sequence genome, the window TTCCACAACCCCATTGGTGGAAGGATCATGAGAGAAAAGGCCAAATTGTTGAGGACTGTACCCATACAGAGCTTAAAAGGGAGTGAGCTTGAGACTAGAATGATAAGTTGAGTTAAACCACCATTCATTCAGGGATAACCAGCTGACCCATTTAGTAAGCCTATATCTAGTCATGCACCTCAAATAGGATTCTAGGCATGCATTGAATCTCTCAGTCTGCCCATCAGTTTGTGGGTGGTATGGAGAACTCATGTGTAATGTTTTTCCCATCTTTGCAAATAGCTCTTGCCTGAAATTACTCAAGAATATACTATCTCTGTCAGATATTATGGTAGCAGGCAATCCATGAAATTTAAAAATGTTGTCAAGAAATACCTTAGCTACTGAGGAAGCTGTGACGGGGTGACTGAGTGGCAAAAAATGACTGTATTTGGTGAATCTATCCACAACCACCATAATGACCTCCCTGCCCTCTGACTTTGGTAGTCCAGTGATAAAATCCATGGAAATGTGTTTCCATACTTGGTCAGGAACTGGTAAAGGCTGCAACAATCCATTTGAGAAAGTATGTGGCACCTTGTGCTTTTGGAAGATGCCACACTTCTTAATATATTGGACTAGGTCCTTATTCATTCCCACCCAGTGAAAGTAAGCCTTTGCTCTCTGATAGCTGGCTTGAGTGCCTAAATTACCACCCACAGAGGAAGAATGGATAGCAGCCATCACTTGTTGCCTTAGATTCCCAGTTGAACCAATATATACTCTGGTCTTGTATCTCAACACACCTTGCAAGAGTGTGTAGGGGTCTCTGCTTGAAGGTGACACTGTCAGTTGAGGGATTAATTCAGAAGCTAATTTATATGATCTATAGCTTTCATGTACTTCCCCTAGCCAGGTAGGCTGTAGCTAAGTGATGAGCTGGCATTTAGAAGAATCAGAATGTGAGAATCTTGATAAGGCATCGGCCACCTTATTTTCCACTCCCTTCTTGTAGCACACTGCATAATCATATCCTAATAGTTTAGATAACCACTTTTGTTGCACCATGGTATGAAGCTTTTGCTCCATGAAGTACTTCAGACTTTGATGGTCTGTGAAAATGGTAAAATGATTCCCTATCAAGTAGGGTCTCCATTTTGCTACTGCCATAACTATATCTAGTAGTTCTTTTTCATAAGTGGACATGGATAGAAATCTGGACTTCATACCTTTGCTGAAAAAAGCAATTGGTTTCCTATTCTGCATCAAAACTGCTCCCACCCCTGTGTCACATGCATCAGTTTATACCTCAAATGGTTGAGAAAAATCAGGTAGAGCTAGTACTGAAGTTGTGGTTACAGCCTTCTTGAGAGACTCAAAAGCAGCCTGAGCTTCAGCACTCCACTTGAAATTGTCTTTCTTTAATAAATCTATCAATGGCCTGCAAATGACTCCATACCCCATCACAAACTTTCTGTAATAACCAGTAAGGCCTAAGAAACCCCTGAGTTCTCTTAAAGTGGCGGTTGTAGGCCAATTGAGCATACAATCAATCTTAGCTGGGTCAGCAGCTACACCATCACCTGTGATGATGTGGCCCAAATATTCCACTTTGGATTAGCCAAAAGTACACTTGTTGAGCTTGGCAAATAAAGTATAATGTTGTAGAGTTTTGAGAGTAACTTTTAAATGCTCCAAGTGAGTCTTCATGTCATGGTTGTAGACCAAGATGTCATCAAAGAACACCAAGATAAACTTCCTTAAATATGGCCCAAAGACATCATTCATGAGTGCCTGAAAGGATGCTGGTGCATTAGTCAGCCCAAAAGGCATTACCATGAACTCATTATGGCCTTGATGAGTCTTAAAAGCAGTCTTGTAAGTATCTGTAGGATACACTCTAATATGGTGATATCCAACCCTCAAATCAATCTTAGTGAATACCTTGGCACCAAATAATTCATCCATCAATTCCTTAATTATTGGTATAGGATACTTGTCCTTGACTGTAGCTTCATTCAGCCTTCTATAATCAACACAGAACCTCCAACTGCCATCTTTATTTTTGACCAAAAGAATGGGTGAAGAGAATGGGTTGAATTACACCAGCCTTCAACATTTCTTGTACCAATTGCTCCACTACTTCTTTTTGTATGTAAGGAATCCTGTAGGGCCTCTGATTTGGAGGTGTAGTGAGAGGTTTTAAGGGTATGTGGTGGTCATGAGTTCTAGAAGGTGGTAGTGATGTTGGCTCTTGAAAAATAGAATCATATTTGTGCAGTATGGGTTTAATGGGTTCAAGTATCTCAGTTTGTTGTTCATAAGCAGTAATGGCAAAAAGGGTACCCACCAACCCATGTTTGTTCTTCCTTAACCATTTATGCAACTGAGTTCCTGTCATCATAGAGATTTGAGATGATGGAGTGTTACCTTGTAACTGGATAATTTCTCCATCCTTGTTGAATGTCACAGTTAACTAATTGAAATAAAATGACATGGGACTCATATTTTTCATCCATGCCACTCCTAGCACCATATCACATCCACCTAACTGTAACAGTCTCATGTCCCATTGGAATTCATGTCCCTGCATTTGCCAGGAGAAAGAAGAACACTTAGCATCACTTACCAATTTGCTTCCATTAGCTACAGCTACTAGTAGGGGAGTTGCAGGATTGATTTGGACTCCACATCTGGCAGCAGCTTCAGGATCCAAGAAACTGTGGGTGCTCCCACTATCTATTAAGATGGTTAAGCCTTACTTCCTGTAGATACCCTCAATCCTGATGGTGTTCTATGACACATTCCCAGCCAAGGCATGCATAGAGATTTccacttcttcatcaataccagGTGACATGGGAGAATCACAAGGTGACTCTTCTCCAGATTGAGTAGTGTCACCCTCATCAACAGCTAGCATATAGATTTGTTGTTTGATGCATTTATGTCCTACTTGAAACACTTCATCACAATTGTAACAAAGCCCCTTCTCTCTTCTTTTCCTCAGCATAagacaatttttttatttgaggAGGGGAAATTGGGGTGGGGAATTATGTATTTTTAGTGAAGTTTCTAGGACTAGTAGCTGGATATGGAATGGTTCTTTGAGGGTAATGGCTGGGGACATATAATGGGGAGGGTCTAAAAGAGCTTCTTGATTTTTTTTGCTGCATTCTCAATGAGTGCCTCCTGCATTCTAGCCAGATAGACTGCATTGTTCAAAGTTTTGGGTGAAAACATTTGAACATGTAGCCTCAGTTCTTCCTTAAGACCACTGATGAAGCTTGAAGTGAAATACTCCTCTGTCAGGTGAGGATATTTGGCCAGTATTAAAGCTTTCAATTCTTCAAAAATTTCTTGATAATTCAACACTGACCCTAATTGTTGTAACTTATTAAACTCACTATCATGCCCCAACTCTTGGAAACGAAGGCATATATCTCGAAATAAATCTTCCCACAAAATGACTTGTTTACCAATTTGATAGTCTTGAAACCACACATCAGCTTTACCTTCTAAATACATGGAAGCCATGTTCACCATTTGTGAATCTGTCATATTATGCATCACAAAGAATTTCCTACACTTACGTATCCATGAACGAGGGTTTGTACCATCAAATTTTGGAAACTCAACCTTTGGTTTCGGTTGTTGAAACTGATTATGATCTTGAGCTCCAAACAAATAACGAGGTTGGTGAGGAATATTTTCACCTGAAGGAGAAGGAATGTGGTTACGAGGTGGAATCTGACCCAATATACTTCCATCTCCACTGGCGGGAATGTCGTTGTTGGATTGATTATTATTTGTGAGCTCGATGTATCGATCTACCTGCTTAGATAGAACTGCAGTGATGGTCGTCATTAGTTCAGGAGTTGGTTTACCCTGAGCTTCTTTGATCTCTGAAATTGATTGCATCACTGTATCATACTTAACTGAAGAATCACTTTGCGATCTGGTAAGTTCGTCCATCTTCTTAGTGAAATCTGCTTGAGCTGAAGTCAGTTCATCAATTTTTCTAGTTAGTTCTTCAACAGCTGCCTTGTTAGCCATGATAGGTCCAGGATAGATGCTTCTGATACCaatttgtagtgatctacactacaaggaaaaggttagggtttctgagaagagaTCAAGAAGAGAAATAGatgaagataagaaggaagatggCATAAGGGGAGGTAGAGCTGGAGTAAGAAAGAGAAATAGAAATTGTATTCAAAAAATATCTGATAAGAAATCCAATGATAGGCCGGCTACAAATACCGGTCATTGGTCCCTTCTTACAACCCAACTGTTAAAGGCACACTAATAAATAAACAGGGCCCTTAGtactaagggcacccccagaAGACTATGACAGAATATATATCAAAACAACAGTAGAACAAGAATCTTTCAGCTTACAATCGAACCGTAACTCAATACTCATAGAATTGTTAATGCCAACACAAAATTCTCAAAACACAGAATATTATATATGTTTTAACTAAACTTGATTAGAAGAATTACCTTTAACTCAGTTGAATCTCAAGTTTTATATGTAGAAGTGAAGTTCTTAAAATCCCAACGGAAACGAGGATCTACATCGCAGTATTTACCCTGGAAAGTGAAAAGGCATGAGTTTGTAACTCTGCTAGGGTTTATGTCTCTTCTGGAGAACAGGCTCGTCTCTAGTTGGTGCGGCTCTATGGGCTATCCTCCCGGCTTCCAGTGCCCAATAGCGAAAACATACCTAAGGTGCGTGGGACATGATTGTTCCATACGTGCTTTTGTGGGTAAGGCATCGTATAAAGAAACAACTGCTCACTTACCAAGTCGAAATCAATACTCTTCAAATTAGGTGCTGCTTTGAGCAATGCAAATATTAACTTATCTGGTGCAGGGCCTTCAAAGTAGTTCAACTCGTTCAAATTTTGAAATGTAGGTAGGTTGTTTATCAAATCGTCTACATCAGAGAGAACCTATTCAACACAAGGCAGTGCCAACACATATATCAGTTTTGAGGAGTCATACCATATATTACATCATAAAAACATAAAGATGAgtacaaagaaaaaagaataCCTCCAGGGATGTGGCATATATTGTTAGAATTTTTACATGGGAAAGGGCTCGAAGAAGCTTACTTACAGCTGCAATCCTTTGCTGCCTTCTATTAAAGAAGACTTCTGCATTATTTAGCGTTACAAAGCTAGATATGTCACAATCCTTGACCGCACCAACCAGAGTAAATAAGATATATCAGACTTGGTGCATGAATTTTTAGATGACAATCTTGTAGACCAACTTCCTCGACGATTGATTACAAATTCTCAAAACTTCCAGAGCTGGAGTCAAAATACAGAATTTCCTGACACCAGACCAAGTGCAGtcttccaatttcagttcttcaaGGACAGGGCATTTTATGTTCCAGCAATTATCTTCAAGGACAGTGTAAGGCTCTTGAGTTTTGGAAAAGAGAAACTTTTAGGAATATGAATAGCACAGGATGCACTTAGCTTCAATTTAGCCAGTGATTCACACTTAAATAGAAACGAAGGAACAGAAAAAGGTTTTTTTAGATCAAAATAGAGACGAGTTTTTCAACATTATTACCCCTTGTGATATTAGAGATCCATGAATGAACCCGAGATGCGTTCATGTGTTTATGCGTATCAAGAGTGAACTTCTGAATATTTGATGATGCATCACGAAGAAGCAATGTTCTATccaaaaaattcatgaatttattGATCTCAGACAAGGAAGTGGATTCGGGATAATTCCAGTAGGAGTACGGAAATACTAGATCTGGAATAGAGTGCCATATGTGATTCCATCTTTGAGATAGCACACAGGTGCTAGCAACACACTTGGTATCAATGAAAGAAAGGATATAATGAAGAAGTGAGTCAGGTAGTTCACTAATCCTATCCTCCGACTCGCCGACGTTATTATTCCGTCTCTTGACTAACTTCCGATTATCGGAATCCATGACTTCAATATTGAATAAGACCCTGGAACAAACTACGTCCTGTATGTATTTATTTATAGACTGGAGTCCTAAGCAAATAAAGAAACATACAGAAATAAAGACCTAAAATAGAATTTACGTACAAAGTATGCTTACCGGAATAAGTTGCCGCCGACTGTCCTTGCTCGGTTGACTTTTCTGCCTTGCATGTCGCTATAAACTCAGTGTTTTCATTTGTGCAAGGATTTTCGATTGATTGATGAGAAGTTTAACAAAGTCTATCAGTTTACacctaatttcattcattcttttttgTAATTCCATTTACAGAGAGGATTCAGCTGACAATATACTAAAACAACAGTAGAGCAGCTTACAATCGATCTTCACTACTTCAAAACTGTCTAATCCTATTACATACTGTATTCCTTTTTGTGATGCTAACTTGTGCTTGTCAAATAAGTACCCAATGGCTTGAACTATTTGATGTTGTGGTATTTACTGCCGACATAAATCAGTTGGCGGAGATGAACAAGAGAACTCCCTCTGACTGCAAATTTTATGACCACCTAAATGGCAAGCAAAGGGATTCACtcattttattttgtaattttccTGCCCTAAAACAAACAGAATTAGAGTTGCAAAGCCAAGTCAGGTAGTTGAGAGTCGGCCAAAATGCCTGGAGATCCTGACGACTGGAAGGTAAGGTTCAAGTCTGGGGGAAGCATGTCTCTTTTCTTATTTGTCTGTGTAGGATGTTGGATGAAACCTTGCCAAGGAGGCTGCATTTGAAACTGTGACAAGTCAGCTGTTACTCTTTGTGGGAAAACCATCTGTCTGCTGTTCTGGAAATGTGGTTCCCTGCCTAAAAGTTGAGGGTGAAACCTGTTCAGAGACTGAAACTGTAAACCCCCTGAAGGAAGTTCTCCTCGAAAATGAAGTACAGATTGCGAGGATTCTTGGGTTGGGTTGAAGAGAGAAGCGGCTGACATCTCCATTCTGGGTGGATCTGGTCTTTCCAATGGTTTGAGATGCGGAGCCCCTAGCGACATCCATGCCCGTGCAGCAGCAGTCGAGGCGGCACTAGAATCATCTGTTCTTGGGGATGAAACTGACATAAGCTGCTGAGTGCCTGTAGTGTGTaggttggaagcttttagctgcTGCTGTGTCTTTTCAGCTAACATCCTCAGCATTTGATTAGGATTACTAAGACCCTGATGATAGTCAGCTGCGGCAGCACTTGAACCATCTCTTCTTGGGTATGAAACTGGCATCATAAGCTGCTGAGTGCCAATAGTATGTGGGTTTGAAGATTTCAGCTGTTCCTGTGTCTTTTCAGTTAACATCCTCGGCATTTGACTGGGGTTACCAAGAAACAGATGATGGTCACTTGCAGTGGCACTACAATCATTTCTTCTTGGAGAAGGAACTGACATCATAAGCTCTCGGGTGTCAGTGGTGGGACGATTTTGCCATTTCAGCTGATGTTCTGTCTTTTCGGACACCATCCTCGTCATTCGATCGGCATCATTGAGACCCTGATGACGATCTCCAGTTGCCGCAGGGCTGGAATCACCTCTTCTTTGGGATGGAACGGACATCATAAGCTGTTGAATGTCAATCGTCGGTGGTTTTGAGGATGTCAGTTGATGTTGCGTCTTTTCGGCAAATACTCGGATCATTTGGTTTGGTTCATTAGTACCTTGATTTTGATTTCCACGTGGAGAGTGAGTTTCGGATCTGGCCTCCGTCTTAGGAATGAATTTCGGAGAGCGGCTAACCCAGTCGCTCTTTGTGCTATTGATAACCTCCCTAACAACTTCTGGTTTCTTAAAAGCTGCAGACTGATCCACATTCCCATTCCTTGAAACCATCTGGAGTGTGCGATTTTTCGTCTCTGAATCACGTGCGAAAGGATTTCGTGGAGAAGCACTGTGAGGGGTCCCACTGGATGAGGGTGAAGAATTCAACTCAATCTGCCTCAAAATGTTTTCAGGTTTCGCAAAGTTTATTGCTAACTTGTTTTCTTGCTTATGTGTGGCAAGAGGAACAGGCTTCACTCTATCAGAACCAACTACAGGTGGCTTCCTTGCTGAAATGGGCCAACCCAAGGGGGAATTGTTTGCAGGATCAACTGGCTTACTAGAACCTGCAACTACTGATGAATTTCTAGTTCTCGATTCAGTTACTTTTGGTGAAAGTGTAGCTTGTGCTTTCTGCGTACGACACTTGGGCATCAGTAAAGGCTTTGGAAGGGGTTCATATTCTCCAACCCACCCACGACCAAAGTTCATTCCTGTAGGAAGTGCCTGTTCTATTCTCAGAGAAGCGACTTTCCAGGCAAAAGGTCCAAGAGCTGCAGCGAAACGAGCCAGGCTTCTTGCATAAGAATGATGATCTTCATGAAGCATAACCTGATTCAAAAACAATTGGAACAGGATAAGTAGTCTGCAAAGCTGCAGGAGGGAAATTCAGTTTTTGTTACATACATCAACTAGTTGTTTTGTGTCGCCCTCGAAAGGTGTAAAGATTGATTCAGTATCAACTACTGGTTCACTGGAGATATTGTAAGTTTTCCGGCGGTTCTCATCTATCACCACAATCCTTTTCACAAGTTTAGTTGGGACATCCTTCTCTGTGGAAGAAATAAAAAGGATAAAACAAGTAGTTTCATTTTAATTAGCAAAATTCAGAAATCTCAAAAATGTTTTTCAAAATAAATGTTTAAGTATTTACCTGAAAGTTGTTCCTCGGTCTCATCAGGTTTATTCTCTGTCAAGGAAGAATTTTCAGTAACAAGCCCATCGCCACTGCTAGGCTTCTCACAACCAGCTTGGACTGCAGGTATTGACAATGAACATGTATCTACCACACTAACGAGAGTGGCACCTGAGGAGAAACCAGAACCCATGGGTTCTTGGAAGGGTGTGCAGGAGGAATTTTTCTCTGGCTTCTTCACCAAGGAGTTGGATTTGGTCTTCTGCTCTGACTTGGCCTCTGACATTGCGTGTTCACTGTCAATTCTAAGGCTCTGAAACTTTATTCTTGCCAGCTCTTGTATGGAATTTGCCTTTCCCATATCAATGAAGAAGAATCATTATGTTGAACAAGATAGAAAATTTGAAGTAAAAACTAATAGAATGTAGAGTCATGTACCTGTTTAAAGTAAACAGTTTCTGCTGCATTGTATTGCATCGCATTCGAGCAAACGAGATGAACATCATTCTGCATTTGAAGATGGTGAGCTTTAGAAGCTATAAGATATCAACATGAAAGGCTTCTAGGATAAAGCACTCCTTCAACATTTAAACCCATCAAGAGCAACATGAATTAAAACAGACCAGACAAGTTACTTAAAAGCAACAAATGTAGAATGTTGCACTTTTACCATGGTTGATATGATCGTAAACTCCAACTATAATGAGGCTTCATCGAGTGGTGTCATTATGTTTTTCAAAAATTAATGCCCTCCGCTCAAGAAAAACTACGAATCTTACTATAGGTTAGTCATCCACAGGTTACATCTTACAACTTTGTATTTTCAGTTTGTGATCCTTCCCCTCTAAACCTCTTGGAAGTATCACAGCTAACAATCaattaaaaatgataattgcTTTCCTGTTGCCAATGATTTGTCGTAGAAGTAGTGTCTAAAATATATCCGCCTTTTCTATTCTCTGGCTCGCTAATCCTATAAAACGACTCTCTTTAGACTCCACGACACGGGCATCAAACAAGAGTTTTAACTGTACGAACCATTATCTTTCAATTCCAAAATGATGTGCAAGAATAGGAAGAAAATTCTGCTGCATGATCAATTTCCTATACCATATGCCCtcagaaaaaaaattgttgataGTGAGAACCTACCTCTAGTTCCTCCAAGTTAGAGTAAGTCCCACCTGCCAATTTCCTCCTTATGGTTCCAAAATCCATTGGATGCTCAATCACGTCGTAATAGTCGGGAAGCTGCCAAATGAAGCCAACCTCATAAATAAATGGAAGTTTGTAAATCTTTACATCAAAACATAAGAATGTACACACTCATGCAACAATCCAAATACCTCATCAGGATCCACAGGCTGAGCAAAAACATCATATGTA encodes:
- the LOC113348551 gene encoding uncharacterized protein LOC113348551 isoform X1 encodes the protein MGKIMKRKKKAGGGRPAPAGKLDFIPSSRKVGGVVKSQRSQVSESDHKRNIRRRNPSYYGYQDFDDDDEDEDEEEEEDDDEEERRREKKMKLVLKLPAGRYSNNNHNKNNHHHHSKNNSNYIKDEGFSGVDSVTSPTQLEDGGRRRTRLKKLELMSESTSSEYGGGSVVKKSTSSNKKRKIQGSVNDFYDYDRNVDDNDDEEEDDDDDDRCDKLFNGSSDQKIQKTKKQERGHNVDIKETSLVSGVPLPDRQELELILDKLQRKDTYDVFAQPVDPDELPDYYDVIEHPMDFGTIRRKLAGGTYSNLEELENDVHLVCSNAMQYNAAETVYFKQANSIQELARIKFQSLRIDSEHAMSEAKSEQKTKSNSLVKKPEKNSSCTPFQEPMGSGFSSGATLVSVVDTCSLSIPAVQAGCEKPSSGDGLVTENSSLTENKPDETEEQLSEKDVPTKLVKRIVVIDENRRKTYNISSEPVVDTESIFTPFEGDTKQLVDVMLHEDHHSYARSLARFAAALGPFAWKVASLRIEQALPTGMNFGRGWVGEYEPLPKPLLMPKCRTQKAQATLSPKVTESRTRNSSVVAGSSKPVDPANNSPLGWPISARKPPVVGSDRVKPVPLATHKQENKLAINFAKPENILRQIELNSSPSSSGTPHSASPRNPFARDSETKNRTLQMVSRNGNVDQSAAFKKPEVVREVINSTKSDWVSRSPKFIPKTEARSETHSPRGNQNQGTNEPNQMIRVFAEKTQHQLTSSKPPTIDIQQLMMSVPSQRRGDSSPAATGDRHQGLNDADRMTRMVSEKTEHQLKWQNRPTTDTRELMMSVPSPRRNDCSATASDHHLFLGNPSQMPRMLTEKTQEQLKSSNPHTIGTQQLMMPVSYPRRDGSSAAAADYHQGLSNPNQMLRMLAEKTQQQLKASNLHTTGTQQLMSVSSPRTDDSSAASTAAARAWMSLGAPHLKPLERPDPPRMEMSAASLFNPTQESSQSVLHFRGELPSGGLQFQSLNRFHPQLLGREPHFQNSRQMVFPQRVTADLSQFQMQPPWQGFIQHPTQTNKKRDMLPPDLNLTFQSSGSPGILADSQLPDLALQL
- the LOC113348551 gene encoding uncharacterized protein LOC113348551 isoform X2, with protein sequence MGKIMKRKKKAGGGRPAPAGKLDFIPSSRKVGGVVKSQRSQVSESDHKRNIRRRNPSYYGYQDFDDDDEDEDEEEEEDDDEEERRREKKMKLVLKLPAGRYSNNNHNKNNHHHHSKNNSNYIKDEGFSGVDSVTSPTQLEDGGRRRTRLKKLELMSESTSSEYGGGSVVKKSTSSNKKRKIQGSVNDFYDYDRNVDDNDDEEEDDDDDDRCDKLFNGSSDQKIQKTKKERGHNVDIKETSLVSGVPLPDRQELELILDKLQRKDTYDVFAQPVDPDELPDYYDVIEHPMDFGTIRRKLAGGTYSNLEELENDVHLVCSNAMQYNAAETVYFKQANSIQELARIKFQSLRIDSEHAMSEAKSEQKTKSNSLVKKPEKNSSCTPFQEPMGSGFSSGATLVSVVDTCSLSIPAVQAGCEKPSSGDGLVTENSSLTENKPDETEEQLSEKDVPTKLVKRIVVIDENRRKTYNISSEPVVDTESIFTPFEGDTKQLVDVMLHEDHHSYARSLARFAAALGPFAWKVASLRIEQALPTGMNFGRGWVGEYEPLPKPLLMPKCRTQKAQATLSPKVTESRTRNSSVVAGSSKPVDPANNSPLGWPISARKPPVVGSDRVKPVPLATHKQENKLAINFAKPENILRQIELNSSPSSSGTPHSASPRNPFARDSETKNRTLQMVSRNGNVDQSAAFKKPEVVREVINSTKSDWVSRSPKFIPKTEARSETHSPRGNQNQGTNEPNQMIRVFAEKTQHQLTSSKPPTIDIQQLMMSVPSQRRGDSSPAATGDRHQGLNDADRMTRMVSEKTEHQLKWQNRPTTDTRELMMSVPSPRRNDCSATASDHHLFLGNPSQMPRMLTEKTQEQLKSSNPHTIGTQQLMMPVSYPRRDGSSAAAADYHQGLSNPNQMLRMLAEKTQQQLKASNLHTTGTQQLMSVSSPRTDDSSAASTAAARAWMSLGAPHLKPLERPDPPRMEMSAASLFNPTQESSQSVLHFRGELPSGGLQFQSLNRFHPQLLGREPHFQNSRQMVFPQRVTADLSQFQMQPPWQGFIQHPTQTNKKRDMLPPDLNLTFQSSGSPGILADSQLPDLALQL